A single region of the Pseudodesulfovibrio sp. JC047 genome encodes:
- a CDS encoding IS3 family transposase (programmed frameshift): MKKSRYSDSQILSILKQAENGVPVVELCREHGMSSATFYKWRSKYGGMDASLMARMKELEKENRLLKRMYAEEKMNAEVVAEALGKKLVRPSRRREMAKKAVKRKRLNIRQSCEAFDISQTCYRYEPKLSAENERVADWLIRLTTNQRNWGFGLYFLYLRNVKKFGWNHKRVYRIYCELELNMRIKPKKRLVREKPEPLAQPKAINQAWSMDFMHDQLRDGRSYRLFNVIDDFNREGLGIEVDFSLPADRVIRSLEQIIEWRGMPQAIRCDNGPEYISHRLQIWAKKKDIRFDYIQPGKPQQNAYVERFNRTVRYDWLNQYLFKSIQEVQEHATKWLWTYNNERPHLALGGIPPRARLTEVA, encoded by the exons ATGAAGAAGTCCCGTTATTCCGACAGTCAAATTTTGAGTATTTTGAAGCAGGCCGAAAACGGCGTGCCCGTGGTTGAGCTTTGCCGTGAACACGGTATGAGTAGCGCTACCTTCTATAAATGGCGTTCCAAATATGGCGGCATGGACGCTTCTCTGATGGCTCGCATGAAGGAGCTGGAGAAGGAAAACCGACTTCTCAAGCGCATGTATGCCGAAGAAAAGATGAACGCCGAAGTCGTTGCAGAGGCACTTG GCAAAAAACTGGTAAGGCCGTCTCGTCGCCGCGAGATGGCCAAAAAAGCCGTGAAAAGGAAACGGTTGAATATTCGGCAGTCCTGTGAAGCTTTCGACATTAGCCAGACATGCTACAGGTACGAACCAAAATTGTCGGCCGAGAATGAACGTGTGGCGGATTGGCTTATTCGTCTGACCACCAATCAGCGCAACTGGGGATTCGGACTATATTTTCTATACCTGCGTAACGTCAAAAAGTTTGGCTGGAATCACAAACGCGTGTACCGGATTTATTGCGAACTGGAATTAAACATGAGAATCAAGCCTAAAAAACGTCTAGTACGCGAGAAGCCTGAACCGCTCGCCCAACCTAAGGCGATCAACCAAGCGTGGTCTATGGATTTCATGCACGACCAGTTGCGGGATGGCCGCAGCTATCGATTGTTCAATGTGATTGACGACTTTAACCGGGAAGGCTTGGGCATCGAAGTGGACTTTTCATTGCCAGCTGATCGGGTGATCCGCTCCTTGGAACAAATCATTGAATGGCGTGGTATGCCACAGGCAATTCGTTGCGACAATGGTCCTGAATATATTAGCCATCGGCTTCAGATTTGGGCGAAGAAAAAGGATATCCGGTTTGATTACATCCAGCCAGGCAAGCCACAGCAAAATGCATATGTTGAACGATTTAATCGGACTGTGCGTTATGACTGGCTCAACCAATATTTGTTTAAAAGCATACAAGAGGTTCAGGAGCATGCCACCAAGTGGCTTTGGACATACAACAATGAACGACCGCATCTTGCCCTTGGGGGGATCCCCCCAAGGGCAAGACTGACCGAGGTAGCGTAG
- a CDS encoding lysylphosphatidylglycerol synthase transmembrane domain-containing protein, translating into MSIKKSILNHKNVTKSFVAGLLLAFLFYKIDLPIFWGLLKSFDKRLLFPMVAVALLTRIFTAIGLQSFLAHLSYRVGLFDLVNAVNYSRLMALVMPGRSGDFSIIVFLKKHAVPLGASLAVTIFDKLISLSFFSLFAFIGTILFAPQMKVLIVFYVVVFILSAGLYIKFHGLIHAVVKRILLGKYVDYFSGFWVFCRSLVKSPSTLNINFICTLGKWGVSYCMTWLLFKFYGADITVFQVCCISGIISIIQLLPISISGLGVSQVSAIYLYNHLLFVPKEITASVVFLWLVVQYLFDIVFCGLSFVFSKYGIREE; encoded by the coding sequence ATGAGTATAAAAAAAAGTATATTAAATCATAAAAACGTTACCAAGTCTTTTGTTGCGGGTTTGTTGTTAGCCTTTTTATTTTATAAAATCGATCTACCAATATTCTGGGGTTTGTTGAAAAGTTTTGATAAAAGACTTCTATTCCCAATGGTTGCGGTTGCTTTATTAACACGAATATTTACCGCGATCGGTCTTCAGTCTTTTCTTGCCCATTTATCATATAGGGTGGGGCTTTTTGATTTGGTGAACGCAGTGAATTATAGCCGTCTGATGGCTTTAGTTATGCCTGGCCGTTCTGGAGATTTCTCAATTATTGTTTTTTTAAAAAAGCACGCTGTCCCGCTTGGTGCATCGTTGGCGGTAACTATTTTTGATAAGCTCATATCCTTGAGCTTTTTTTCTTTGTTTGCATTTATTGGAACGATTCTATTTGCTCCACAAATGAAGGTGCTCATTGTTTTTTATGTGGTTGTTTTTATCCTTAGCGCAGGGCTATATATTAAATTTCACGGCCTCATACATGCGGTAGTAAAACGGATTTTACTTGGAAAATATGTTGACTATTTTAGTGGGTTTTGGGTTTTTTGTCGTTCTTTGGTAAAAAGTCCATCGACATTAAACATCAATTTTATTTGCACGTTAGGTAAATGGGGTGTCTCCTATTGCATGACGTGGCTGCTTTTTAAATTTTATGGTGCTGACATAACGGTATTTCAAGTTTGTTGTATATCTGGCATAATTAGTATTATTCAACTTTTGCCGATTTCTATTTCTGGTTTAGGAGTGTCTCAAGTCTCGGCGATTTATTTGTACAACCATTTGCTTTTTGTACCTAAAGAAATTACCGCATCCGTTGTGTTTTTGTGGTTGGTTGTCCAGTATTTGTTTGATATTGTTTTCTGTGGTCTGTCGTTTGTTTTTTCTAAATATGGGATACGTGAAGAATAA
- a CDS encoding GDSL-type esterase/lipase family protein — MKKNERVALFGDSIAKGCVSYLQKKLQKVFSAKEGYSIEILQMGISSETSRDGLQRLQTVIDSNVDSAVVNFGMNDWRKGLELEEFERNYTTILETLTRNLSHVVVCTIQPDFNGTTYRFSQEGRQGISDEIKQYNEIILKVASKFKVLIANVYDYWMRTFDPIYLGLEDAIHPNSEGYKVMVQAILPVLIRRQMIVLWQFNGRYAHCNYACPYCYVSTSVNKGMHFQHSIEEWKTAFNRHFGDTHTVFYFSYGEPTLAQYFFDVLDMVAENKNWEAKITTNLSLPLDKLLATRLAREKRLNINTSFHPTQVDVDTFIQQCLKLRAAGIEPSIVYVMYPPQIDDFESKYLPAFNANGLVVHIRAFRGLYRGKKYPGAYTEDQWIKTARYMDRANLQYQLCEVSGLGRLSMIGVRHILVDNFGKIEMCDSYVGDRSYGNVFEDSINLDLEPTPFPGLVPLAAVDDIADYVELEYQDLEGNNLLSYARQGGVYKKEDGTIKYPFQHADFMDLAFRKEVTTVPDPTVKPSKFWLNIRWFLVHFIYSFVIKKYGKWIFAWFRGKLRLLREGKLSLENFWHS; from the coding sequence ATGAAAAAAAATGAACGGGTTGCATTATTCGGTGATAGCATAGCTAAAGGCTGTGTCAGTTATTTGCAGAAAAAGTTGCAAAAAGTTTTTTCAGCCAAGGAAGGCTATTCTATAGAAATTCTCCAAATGGGCATCTCTTCTGAAACATCGAGAGATGGATTGCAGCGTTTACAAACGGTCATTGATTCCAATGTTGATTCTGCTGTTGTTAATTTTGGTATGAATGATTGGCGTAAGGGATTGGAGCTTGAGGAGTTTGAACGTAACTATACTACCATTTTGGAAACACTTACCCGAAATTTATCACACGTTGTTGTTTGTACTATTCAACCTGATTTTAATGGTACAACATATCGGTTTTCTCAAGAAGGAAGACAGGGGATAAGTGATGAGATCAAACAATATAATGAGATTATTCTTAAGGTGGCATCCAAATTTAAAGTTCTTATAGCCAATGTCTACGATTACTGGATGCGTACATTCGATCCCATTTATTTGGGGCTAGAAGATGCTATTCATCCAAATTCGGAAGGGTACAAAGTTATGGTGCAGGCGATACTTCCGGTTTTGATCCGTAGGCAAATGATTGTTCTTTGGCAATTTAATGGACGTTATGCTCATTGTAATTATGCTTGCCCTTATTGTTATGTATCAACAAGCGTTAACAAGGGGATGCATTTTCAACATTCGATTGAGGAATGGAAAACTGCCTTTAATAGACATTTTGGCGATACTCATACTGTTTTTTATTTTTCCTATGGTGAACCGACTCTTGCCCAGTATTTTTTTGATGTCCTTGATATGGTTGCGGAAAATAAAAATTGGGAAGCAAAAATTACCACTAATTTATCTCTTCCTTTGGATAAATTGTTGGCTACACGACTGGCTAGAGAGAAAAGACTTAATATTAATACATCTTTTCACCCAACACAGGTAGATGTGGATACATTTATCCAGCAGTGCCTGAAACTGCGTGCGGCCGGTATTGAACCTTCAATTGTCTATGTGATGTACCCTCCTCAGATTGATGACTTTGAAAGCAAATATTTGCCCGCTTTCAATGCGAACGGTTTGGTTGTTCATATTCGTGCTTTTCGAGGTTTATACCGGGGTAAAAAGTACCCAGGAGCATATACCGAAGACCAGTGGATAAAGACTGCGCGATATATGGATCGTGCAAATTTGCAGTATCAACTTTGTGAAGTAAGCGGACTTGGAAGATTGTCCATGATTGGTGTTCGCCATATTCTTGTGGATAATTTTGGGAAGATCGAAATGTGTGACTCCTATGTAGGTGACCGGTCTTACGGTAATGTTTTTGAAGATTCGATCAATCTTGACCTTGAACCGACACCTTTCCCCGGCTTGGTACCGCTGGCTGCAGTGGACGATATCGCCGACTATGTGGAGTTAGAGTATCAAGACCTTGAAGGGAACAATCTTTTGTCTTACGCTCGTCAGGGGGGCGTATATAAAAAAGAGGATGGTACTATCAAATACCCCTTCCAGCACGCAGATTTTATGGATTTAGCATTTCGTAAAGAAGTGACAACAGTTCCCGATCCTACGGTAAAACCTTCAAAATTTTGGCTCAATATCCGGTGGTTCCTCGTTCATTTCATTTATAGTTTTGTTATCAAAAAATACGGGAAATGGATTTTCGCTTGGTTTCGAGGGAAATTGCGCCTGTTGAGAGAGGGGAAGCTTTCTTTGGAGAACTTTTGGCATTCGTAA
- a CDS encoding HAD hydrolase-like protein codes for MTSQLVLFDLDGTLAHSFSANAKAYAKAFTELGCSFVPEEYCDYVGKSWNEWGPKRSGTPEVAQAVHRRKKDLYPHFIPLISLVREGYDLWTQFHGIVPCWLVTNASKSNAHLVLEHLELTFDAEFFGEDFEDNDQLLRAVVDSSGLAPEQILLVDDGVERINSARQLGIRTHRVRAETDFCSR; via the coding sequence GTGACTTCACAGCTTGTTCTTTTTGATTTGGACGGAACACTCGCTCACTCTTTCTCTGCTAATGCAAAAGCCTACGCTAAAGCGTTTACTGAACTGGGGTGTTCTTTTGTGCCGGAAGAATATTGTGATTATGTGGGTAAAAGTTGGAACGAATGGGGGCCAAAACGATCTGGGACACCTGAGGTCGCTCAAGCCGTGCATCGACGCAAAAAAGATCTTTATCCCCATTTTATCCCTTTAATTTCTTTAGTTCGAGAAGGATATGATTTATGGACACAATTTCATGGTATAGTACCATGTTGGCTGGTGACAAACGCCTCCAAGTCTAACGCGCATCTCGTTCTTGAGCATCTCGAATTGACTTTTGATGCTGAGTTCTTTGGTGAAGATTTTGAGGACAATGATCAACTCTTGCGTGCTGTCGTTGACAGTTCTGGCCTTGCTCCTGAACAAATCCTTCTGGTGGATGATGGAGTAGAGCGCATTAACTCGGCTCGGCAGTTGGGAATACGTACGCATCGAGTAAGAGCCGAAACGGATTTCTGTTCGAGATGA
- a CDS encoding phosphotransferase, producing MSHVCSGVDERGGISGSSIEFLGRTVRKTARSGGEEKLLAQAEHMKRLAQKLPGHVLKPIKTDSCGYSMEYFPGISLDVFCTMCSPYAAFQRLSEIVTLMHDNLYAKHNESYDIYAYFDYLNKRLESYGRLAGGASELNARLQDLRACLNGKTALEHCRAGLVHGDLTFENILLTADSFVLIDSNPSPSYFAPWALDVGKIRQSVFSFYERSKYSGAQSREALEKVYLYIGERFSRLFPVWSEALDQQSRFFEISHYIRLLDYKYRTSPKLSKYYYDLSLRLTDELVRSMRVAS from the coding sequence ATGAGTCATGTTTGTTCTGGGGTTGATGAACGGGGAGGGATTTCCGGTTCTTCCATAGAGTTTTTAGGTCGGACCGTGCGCAAGACGGCCCGGTCTGGGGGGGAAGAAAAGTTGCTTGCCCAAGCTGAACACATGAAGCGTTTAGCGCAAAAACTTCCTGGACATGTCCTTAAGCCTATCAAGACGGATTCCTGTGGTTATAGCATGGAGTATTTCCCTGGTATCAGTTTGGATGTTTTTTGTACGATGTGTTCTCCATATGCCGCTTTTCAACGTTTGTCAGAAATAGTCACGTTGATGCATGATAATTTATATGCGAAGCATAATGAATCTTACGATATTTATGCTTATTTTGACTATTTAAACAAACGGTTAGAGAGTTATGGCCGCTTGGCGGGAGGGGCTTCGGAATTGAATGCCCGGTTGCAGGATTTGCGTGCATGCCTCAATGGGAAAACCGCATTGGAACATTGTCGGGCTGGGTTGGTTCATGGTGATTTGACTTTTGAAAATATTTTACTCACTGCAGATTCTTTTGTTCTTATTGATTCCAATCCATCGCCGTCCTATTTTGCTCCATGGGCGTTGGATGTTGGCAAAATTCGTCAATCTGTTTTTTCGTTTTACGAACGTTCGAAATATAGCGGAGCACAGTCGCGGGAAGCCTTAGAAAAGGTTTATCTTTATATTGGCGAAAGGTTTAGCCGTTTATTTCCTGTTTGGTCGGAAGCATTGGATCAACAAAGCCGTTTTTTTGAGATATCACATTATATCAGGTTGCTTGATTATAAGTATCGGACTAGTCCAAAACTGTCCAAATATTACTATGACTTGAGCCTTCGACTTACAGATGAATTGGTTCGAAGCATGAGGGTCGCATCGTGA
- a CDS encoding NTP transferase domain-containing protein, producing the protein MKVIFPVAGHGKRFYPESVTLPKCLLPVSCKLMLEYALESIHCAQEDVIVIYHAQQSPVLRYALRGLLPEATFVEQRTPLEGAAHTVYCALDYFCNTSHVAVVDCDISAVSAFASPGWNDNRIDGSVLTFQSNCPSKSYVKLENGFVRAAVEKQVVSHHAVGGIYHFSDGEGLARTLEQCLAAGEKTKGEFYMSQILNAYAQTHDKVIVRPASKFIDLGTPEGLVAFEREGI; encoded by the coding sequence CTTTTGCCGGTTTCCTGCAAGCTCATGTTGGAATATGCGTTGGAATCGATTCATTGTGCCCAAGAAGATGTTATAGTCATCTATCATGCCCAGCAATCTCCTGTTTTGCGTTACGCCTTACGTGGGCTTTTGCCAGAGGCCACTTTCGTCGAACAACGGACGCCCTTAGAAGGGGCGGCACACACAGTGTATTGTGCTTTGGATTATTTTTGTAATACGTCTCATGTTGCAGTTGTTGATTGTGATATTTCAGCAGTATCAGCTTTTGCTTCTCCGGGGTGGAATGATAATCGTATTGATGGATCTGTCTTAACTTTTCAGTCTAATTGTCCATCCAAAAGTTATGTAAAATTGGAAAATGGTTTTGTGCGCGCAGCAGTGGAAAAACAGGTCGTTTCTCATCATGCCGTTGGTGGAATTTATCATTTTAGTGATGGTGAGGGGTTGGCACGAACTTTGGAACAATGTCTTGCTGCTGGGGAAAAAACCAAAGGTGAATTTTACATGTCGCAAATATTGAATGCTTATGCACAGACTCATGACAAGGTGATAGTCAGGCCTGCTTCAAAATTTATTGATTTAGGTACACCAGAAGGGCTTGTCGCTTTTGAGCGGGAGGGGATATGA